gatttacttGAAACAATGATTTAACATATTCTAGTTGCTAGTTACTAGAAAATTAGATTTCTActgaatttatttattcttaaagAAGAGATGTATCACCATGAATGAGGACAACAGGTAGGTATTCCTGTGCTTGTAATGATTGATTTCTGTTTTGCGTGATGAATGCATCAACCTTAAACACTAAATCTGCAGTACTTAACATTAATAAGGATGGAACTGTTTATATTGTATCATTCTTATTCTCTGTCCTAACTCTTTGGGGGCTACCTTAATTGGAGCCTCTAGGGTGGTGTGTAATCTCACATCAACTAGAGATATGGCTTAAATACAACTTATAAAGCTTGGGTATTCCTCACCTTACAAGCTAGTTTTGTGGGGTTGAATTAGGTCATAGGCCCAAATTCCAACAATTGTTATAAGTCCTTGTAtgcatattaaatatataaataccttGGAATGATCACAGGACAGTGGAATTGTTTGACCAACTTATTTCTGATCTTTCTACAACTGATTCATTCTGGTAGTTCTGGTAGTTGTTACCACAAGCAAACCAGCCATAATTGATTTATTTCACAGTATTTGAAATTTTCCAATGTTTTTATGTGTATTTCAGGTGTGTTTTTATCCATTGCAAACAGCATGAATTTTGCAGCATCATTGTGCAGAAGATTGAATATCAAGGAACTTGTGACATATGTTCCTGTGTATAGAAGCACCAGTGGTATAACTTCATGATCCTATATTTGCTATTGTATAATGTATTTCAAAAGTAATCTACACTAATGGTTTATTGTCCcccactattttatttttaggtgttTCTGGAGAAGGTTTGAATTTGGCGTTCAGGCGTTGGGCTTCCAAAAAGACTGCTGGTTCCACAAAGAATGGACGGGATTCAAAACCCAAGAACCTTGGAGTGAAGAAATTTGGTGGGGAGgtatttgttttattctttaCGAGTATgagtattaattttattcaatgcaGTTAGAGGAAGACAAAACTGAACctggatgttctggacatgatCCATTTACTCATGATGTAACACTTTTCTTACTATGCAGAGGGTGATACCTGGAAATATCATTGTTCGACAGCGTGGCACTCGTTTTCATCCAGGAAACTATGTTGGACTTGGGAAAGATCATTCTCTGTTTGCATTGAAAGAGGGATGGGTGAAGTTTGAACGGAACAAGTTGACTGGTCGCAAGTGGGTGCATATTGAGCCTAAGGAAGGTCATGTTCTCCACCCTCTGTATGCAGCAGATGGTTCTGCATCTGAACTCAAAGTTGCTGTCTAAGTCTCATCTGTCATCCATGatagaaatttttatttactGACAAAATTCAGCTTTACCTTCTTGGCTTCTGTGAACTTCTAGatctaaaattgaaaaactagTCAGGTGTTTTGGTACATTGGAAGCATTTAAAAGATTGAGTCCAGAAGGCAAGATTAGTTGTTACTTCAGCATGCTAGAGACTTGCTCCTTTTTGTATTTGTCAAATTATGCCTGATTATTAGACTGTAATTGGTTAGGGCGAGTTTGATCAGATCATGTAGGAATAAGGTTCAATTTTACCAATATGTTCAACTACATTTATGAAAGCACTTCTCTACATTTATGAAAGCATTTCTACTTGACACATCGTTAAACTTATCTTTCCATGATCTTTTCTTGAATTCTCAAAGCTCATTTGGCTCCATCAATTGCTATCTTAGATGTGCTACCAAAGGCACTGGGGTTAGCTAGCTAATTTGTAACCAATTATTTAGCTAGCATTTAccttagttaaataattttagaactATGTCTTAAAGTAATTCGATGGATGATTGACTTGATAATAAGATCATGGGTCTTATGAAGGTAGACAAGATCCTCTAGATTGGCCATAGGCCCTTCATTTTAAATAATACGGTTCTTAATGTTTACAGCATCCTTGCTATAATTTGTggtattctttttcttgtcaaaaTTTTCAGTGCTACTAAATTGGTGGGGGATGATCATAATCACCATTCTATTTTCTAGAGACGAGTGCTTGGTGGTTGACAAAACCCCGTTTACTATTTGTGTGTTTtacagctctctctctctctctctctctctctctctctctctctctctatatatatatatatatatatatatatatatatatatatatatatatatatatatatattaaatccaCTTAATACTTGTTTGGTAGTCAAAATAAGATAATGACAAATAAGAGAACTAAATAAAAGTATGAAAGGATATAACAGGTTGGCAATTTCCAACTTACCTTAAGTAAAAATTGTTCACTCTATAAATGCAACTTGTAGATGAAACTCCCACCCTTATAATACTCTGCTTCACTAATCACAATATTACCGTTTACAATAGTAATGATATGATGTCTTGACTTGATAAATATCTTTTCCAGCcaaattatgattaaatgtaAAATAGCGCAACACTCGAACTGTTAAAAGATAAAtgtatgttaaaataattaacatacggtttacataattgtttttttatagaaCGGAAAAAGGAAATGGTACATGTGCAGGAGGTATAATATACACTaaaatcaggaaaaaaaaatatggaagaaAATTCTTGGTCCTAACATGAACACAACTTTAAATTGAGGAATCAACACTAAATGTTGTAAATTGTTTAAGATACTTTTTGTactacctattttttttttaaaaatcaactattttttgtatttttgagatattaaaataaaattgcgtaTCTCTACTTTTTAAGATAATTGTTGTAGATAAATAATatcttttctttaacttttatgTTTACACTTCTGCACAACATAAGattactaacattttttttatatctatgtATATAATAATCACAATTGTTTATACATTAGAGTATGACACCATGCctgcataaaaaagaaaaatcgtataatagaaaaaattattacaatgtACTACAATGTGTTTCCGctagttaattataaaatcgATATCTTTATAATTACTGTTtcggttttgaaaaacaaatatttcatttaaaggaaaaaagaaatattttaaccATCCAAATCTTGATATGAAAGTTATTGGacctgaaaagaaaaaatagatagcAATATTTCGGATTTTTCTTCCTACACCCAGCATTTGTTCTTGTTCACCTAGCATTTAGGATGAAAACTCAAATACACGCTTACGTTATAACctatacggattgtcaatccgtaaggCCATGAACCTCCACGGCAAGGTTGACAGTGACAAAGTACACAGACAGCGTGAGAGGGAGACGCTCCGCGATGAGGTTGGAGCGAAGGGCGATGCTGAGGAGTTGGCGCTGTCACGAGGATCACACACCACGCCCACTTCCTCCCCCTCCTTGGCCAGCGTCGTCACGAGGATCTTAGCAACCTTGTGTGACTCTGATGTGATGATGCTGCTATGCAAGACTAGAGGGAGGGCGATGGCCATGAAGGAGGTGGCGGTGCTATGACGCGTCAGAAGTTGGAGTGAAGGGCGATGGCAGTGGCGGTGCGAGGAGGTGGCGATGTTACGGTGCGGCAGAGGTGGTGTAACAAAATTGGTGAGGAGGAGGTGGGGAAGGTAATGGCCTTACGGATTTGCTATGGATTATGAATCCATATGTTTTAAAAAGGGGTAATTTTGGTAAAACGAAAATATTTGGGGTTTATTGGTGGGCTCCGGAATGGCCCAGTAAATGTTTATTGGGCGGGTCATAGAGAACCGGATGAGATCCGTTTTGTACGGATCCGGGTTGCACACTACAGAAATATTTGGCGTTTTGGTTTGGAGCTAAGTGTGAATGGGGAGAAGAGAAGAAGGCCGAGAACAACAACGGAAAAGGGTTTTTGGTTTTGGACTCTGAAAGAAACTCAAAGTGATGCGTTTCATCGTTCCTTCGCCCAAACCCTAACCTCGTCCTCGTGCATTCATTCCCCGCGATCAGGTTCGCTCTCGATTTCCCCCTCTTTTTCGCGTCCTTTTCTGTTTCCATTCCTCACAACACTCGCATCACTCTCAACTTCActgattacttttttttccaTGGATTTTGGGTTATCATGTTTCTTGTTGTTCGCTTCACTCTTCCTTCTGCGAAAAACGTTGTTTTTTccctttattaaatatttttttaatgttattttgtcGTTTGAATGATGAATACGGTGTTTGTTTGGTGGTTAGTTTGAAGATTGCATGTTGGAACATGACACTTGTATTTATGGTAAATGTTGCATCTCAATTTGAGGATTGTGTTTCTGGTTTTCGTTGCAGCTTCTCTGTCTGTCTCCTTATGATAGACAACATTCTgtatcaatgtaaaaaaaaaaattaagcttttttatttcatgtttaTGTAGTTTTTGCACCTAAATTGTCTTGCACATACATTTGGCTTCTCAAAGTTCTGTAGAGCAATGCTTTTGTTGTGATTCTTGGAATAGTATTCGAAATTTTACCCATGCAAGTGGGAAAAGgcttttgttgttattgttgttgtttctttAGCTAGTATAACTTTTAAAAGGTTTTATGTGAACCTGTTGTGAAGTACTTTAATTGGTTGTTTCATGCTTATGATATGATCAATGTTCTTTTTATCAAGAAGAAAATGTTCAAAAGCAACTTTATTTTTTGGTATTCCTCATGCGTTTAAGGACGACCTTGGTGTTTTTGGTTAACCTTGTGTTATTTTTGTGTACTCCTGTATCTTGGGAAAGTTTTAAGTGCTGTAGATTCTGCTAATTTCTGCAGGTGTTGCTGACTGAGTTCTGCTGatcatgtgaattttttttttaattgcaaaaTTTAGCATTGCTTCATGTATCCAAAACAGTCAGGCCAAGATGGCCCTGATTCCAGACAGGTACGCTCAAGTGATAGGATCAAGACAAGGCCAAACGTTTATGGCCGGCCATATTTGTATTACAACCAAAATCATAGGCACACCAGGAAAAGCAAGATCAAGACAAGGACAGCAGCTTCACAGATTGCTAAGATGTTGCGTCCAGGGAATCGAAAATCAAAAGATTCTAATACTAATGTAAGTATCTGTGTATCAAAAAAGTTCTAGAAGCATAATTCTTAATGAGGATGGCCatcaattttattgtttaaattgcATAGACTCTGTTATAAATCCCTCAGATTGTCAGATGTGACATGGATGCCAATgaaatccccccccccccccccctccctgAGTCAATATGTGGAAATATGAAGTTATGAATATATCTGATTTTTTTAGGGTCAAGAATATATGTATGTAATTATTAAGGTTGTTTGGTTTGAGAATTGAGAAAACGTTTTCCATATTActtttttcaaatgtttgtaTGGAAAATAGTGAAAACATAAAACGATAAAAAGGCAATTGTGGCAGCATGATGAGTCGCGGGTAAATACTATTAATTAGTTGTAAATACTCTGCTATATGATAGTGTTTCTGTGTTTATTGATGACACAGTATTAATAGTATTTATTGACAACATAGTATTTGTATGCAATAGTTTTGCAAAAGGTTTATCTCTTAAATGTGTCTTGGATATTATGATTTCCTGCATATCATTAATATGGTCTGGTCCCTTAGATCTAGTTATAGGACCTTGAACAGGTCTAGTTGTAATTCATTAGGTTCTGACTTCTTACTCCTTTGTGGTCTATTTCAAGCAAAATTTGGGCTTGTTGGAGTGAACCTGGCAATAACCTTTCTTAAAATTCCtgcataatattattatttttactgcaAACTAGTTTATATGCTTGCTTACAGAAATAATCGCATGAACTGTCCATCCTAAGACATAGCAATTATAGAATTACTCAAACATAACATGTGCCATACTAACAAATGGAGATAACATCCAAACACTAAGTTATTTATTGTCTAAGCCTAATATTCTAGACATGATAGTTGACACTTGGTTCTTCCATTCCTCCATTGCCTTCACTGATAACTTAAACAAAATGCATTACTTTAGCAATCAAGTTTGATTGCTCAGATCATAACTAAAACTAGTCTCTGGCCTTTGCTTCACTGGATATGATTGTACAGTAGCTATTCTccttgtttctttgttttggcCTCTTTTGACATCTTTGACAGATGCAactgattgttttttattagttgGCATAATTTATTAGTAGGTAGTGATGGATTTGATTATTTTCCCTATCTTGTACTTGTGTGCATTTATTTCACTTATTGCTAAGAATCATGTCATTTGCTGAGTTTGCTCAGATGATAAATGTAATTTGTCAGTATTATATGGATATATTTAAATCCTTGGGCTGTGTTATCTGTGCTTCTCACAGTCTGGCTCTGCCAACCTTCGACGTTCAACAAGGAAGAGAAGGCTTAATGTAAATCTTGAAGATTTTACAGACAGCTCTGGAGCTCAAGATGAAGACTTAATGGTGAGGTTTTATACTCCATTCAATATAAAATTGTgtgataaatttgaatttgctatAATTTGGGCTGAAGGTATGTGGCCATGTTTCAGAGACCACCTACATATTCATCATTGAGAAACCGGATGAAAAATAGTGTCAGACGGGATGGTTTGATGTCTAATAAGCGCAAAAGAGCAGCGGAGACTAAACAAACACCTCGACGTGAAGGTCTACGTCCTCGCCGTTCAAAGGGTGCTGCAATAGAACGATTAATTTTAGAATCAGATGATGAGCAAGACCTTTCAGAGGAAAAGGTTGATGAGGATGAAACAGAAAATGGAAATGATGCAGATGATGGCCAAAATGAGATTGAGGGGGACGCtgaggaggaagatgaagatgagGACGAAGGTGATGAAGATGGTGATGATGAAGAGGGTGAAGAAGAGCAGGATGGAAGAAGGCGCTATGATCTTCGAAATCGTTCAGATGTCCGCAGGTTCTCTATGGAGGAAGGGAAGGCCCGGCCAAGATCTCCAAGAAGAGTGTTACATCAAGGTATGGGAACTAAGGTCAACAGAGATGTAAGGAAAGGTGGATCACGAGTTCATAAGCGTCATCGTTTAGCGAGGCCTGAAGATTCTGATGACTCCCTTCTTGTGGATGAGCTGGACCAAGGCCAAGCTATTCCATGGGGGCGAGGTGGCAACAGATCTGGTCCGCCTTGGCTATTTGGGGGCTTAGAGATGCATGGAACAACAGCTTTTGGATTAAATCTTGCTGCATCAGGTTGGGGTCATCAGGGTGATGCTGTGGCTACTCTAACTTCGGGGATTCAAACTGCTGGACCAAGCTCTAAGGGAGGGGCAGATATCCAACCCTTACAGGTTGATGAGAGTGTTAGTTTTGATGATATAGGTGGGCTCTCTGAATACATTGATGCTCTTAAGGAAATGGTTTTCTTTCCATTATTGTATCCAGATTTTTTTGCAAGTTACCACATAACTCCACCTAGGGGGGTATTGTTATGTGGGCCCCCTGGCACAGGGAAAACGTTAATTGCAAGAGCTTTGGCTTGTGCTGCTTCTAAAGCAGGCCAGAAGGTTAGCTTTTATATGCGCAAAGGAGCAGATGTGTTAAGCAAGTGGGTTGGTGAGGCTGAAAGACAATTGAAACTACTCTTTGAGGAAGCACAAAGGAATCAACCTTCTATTATCTTTTTTGATGAAATAGATGGACTTGCACCTGTGAGGTCTAGCAAGCAAGAACAAATTCACAATTCCATTGTGTCTACTTTGCTTGCTTTGATGGATGGCCTTGACTCTCGTGGGCAAGTTGTTTTAATTGGAGCTACTAACAGGATTGATGCTATTGATGGAGCCTTACGGCGCCCTGGTAGATTTGACCGTGAGTTTAACTTTCCTCTGCCTGGTTGTGAGGCACGTGGTGAGATATTAGACATTCACACTCGTAAGTGGAAGCATCCTCCTCCAAATGAGCTGAAAAAGGAACTTGCAGCTAGTTGTGTAGGTTACTGTGGTGCTGACCTGAAGGCTCTTTGTACTGAAGCTGCCATCCGTGCATTCCGTCAAAAATATCCACAGGTTTATACTAGTGATGACAAATTTGTCATTGATGTTGATTCTGTCAAGGTAGAAAAGACTCATTTTATTGAAGCCATGTCTACCATTACTCCTGCTGCTCATAGGGGAGCTATTGTGTACTCTAGGCCTTTGTCTCTAGTAGTTCAACCATGTCTTCAGAGACATTTAGAGAAAGCCATGTGTAGTATATCTGATATTTTCCCTCCAGCTTCAATTACATCAGAGTTGACCAAACTTTCGATGCTCTCCTACGGGTCTGCAATTCCACTTGTGTATCGGCCTAGGCTTCTGCTTTGTGGTGGTGAAGGTACAGGGCTGGTAATTATCTTGGAACCTTCTAATATTATTGAAAGTTTTTCCTTGCAGCAACTGAAGACTGAATATACTTACTGCTCTAGTTTAACAGGATCATCTTGGCCCTGCGGTTTTACATGAGCTGGAAAAATTTCCCGTACATTCATTAGGACTTCCATCTCTTCTGTCAGATCCTAGTGCAAAGACACCAGAGGAGGCATTGGTACATATATTTGGTGAATCTAGAAGAACAACACCATCAATTCTCTATTTACCACAATTTGATGTTTGGTGGGAGACTGTGAGTATATCTAGGTTATCTGTCAATATATATGCTAAATGAACTAATCTGCATGCCCAAAATTTGCTTCTCACTCTGACAGGTTTCCTAATATTGAATTTCTGTTTTTGATGCAACCTGTGTTTGATTGGTTTAACTATCTTGCAGGCTCATGAACAGCTCCGGGCTGTTCTCCTGACTTTGCTAGAAGAATTACCATCTGACTTGCCTATCTTACTGCTTGGTACATCCTCAGTTGCACTTTCTGAAGTTGAGGAAGTGCCTACTTCCATTTTCCCTCATCGCTCAGTGTACGCTTGATATAATTTACTGCAAATCTTTTTTTAGTTCCAAGGCAAAgaaagtttcttttttctttataccAGTACTACGGATGTAATTATATTGCTATAAATGGGTGGTTTGTAGGGTGGAAATTAATAATGGAACTCAACAAGGCTTCCattttttgtagaataaaaaatCTTCTTAGTTTGCTGATGTAGAGCTAGTGTTTTCTGAAACTCTTTCTTTTGTCAAAATTCCTGTTTTTACAAAGGAAACATAGGCCAGAGGTATCCATCACATTACTTTTCATGCATTAGTACTATTAAGAGTGGTAAAAATACCAGCATTGCAAATTTTAATGCTTCCCATCATTATTCAGTGCCCTGTTTCCTTACCAAAGCTTTTATAGTTGGTTATTTATTTTCACAAGTATTTGAATAACTGTAGGTTTGTTCAAATGCTAAGGCTGAACGTTTCTTATAATCTATATATTCCTCTTTGAATTTGAAAAGTATTCTTCATGTCTTTGTTTCTGTGTTCACCCTCCATTTCCCTTTGGAACAGTTATGAAGTGAATATGCCATGTGCCAAAGATAGGACTTTgtttttca
The nucleotide sequence above comes from Glycine soja cultivar W05 chromosome 11, ASM419377v2, whole genome shotgun sequence. Encoded proteins:
- the LOC114372958 gene encoding uncharacterized protein LOC114372958, producing MNFAASLCRRLNIKELVTYVPVYRSTSGVSGEGLNLAFRRWASKKTAGSTKNGRDSKPKNLGVKKFGGERVIPGNIIVRQRGTRFHPGNYVGLGKDHSLFALKEGWVKFERNKLTGRKWVHIEPKEGHVLHPLYAADGSASELKVAV
- the LOC114374629 gene encoding ATPase family AAA domain-containing protein At1g05910-like isoform X2 — translated: MYPKQSGQDGPDSRQVRSSDRIKTRPNVYGRPYLYYNQNHRHTRKSKIKTRTAASQIAKMLRPGNRKSKDSNTNSGSANLRRSTRKRRLNVNLEDFTDSSGAQDEDLMRPPTYSSLRNRMKNSVRRDGLMSNKRKRAAETKQTPRREGLRPRRSKGAAIERLILESDDEQDLSEEKVDEDETENGNDADDGQNEIEGDAEEEDEDEDEGDEDGDDEEGEEEQDGRRRYDLRNRSDVRRFSMEEGKARPRSPRRVLHQGMGTKVNRDVRKGGSRVHKRHRLARPEDSDDSLLVDELDQGQAIPWGRGGNRSGPPWLFGGLEMHGTTAFGLNLAASGWGHQGDAVATLTSGIQTAGPSSKGGADIQPLQVDESVSFDDIGGLSEYIDALKEMVFFPLLYPDFFASYHITPPRGVLLCGPPGTGKTLIARALACAASKAGQKVSFYMRKGADVLSKWVGEAERQLKLLFEEAQRNQPSIIFFDEIDGLAPVRSSKQEQIHNSIVSTLLALMDGLDSRGQVVLIGATNRIDAIDGALRRPGRFDREFNFPLPGCEARGEILDIHTRKWKHPPPNELKKELAASCVGYCGADLKALCTEAAIRAFRQKYPQVYTSDDKFVIDVDSVKVEKTHFIEAMSTITPAAHRGAIVYSRPLSLVVQPCLQRHLEKAMCSISDIFPPASITSELTKLSMLSYGSAIPLVYRPRLLLCGGEGTGLDHLGPAVLHELEKFPVHSLGLPSLLSDPSAKTPEEALVHIFGESRRTTPSILYLPQFDVWWETAHEQLRAVLLTLLEELPSDLPILLLGTSSVALSEVEEVPTSIFPHRSVYEVNMPCAKDRTLFFNVLIEAAMSILLEGINKKSQDTGCLPELPKAPKLASGPKVSELKAKVEAEQHALRRLRMCLRDVCNRILYDKRFNAFHYPVTDEDAPNYRSIIQNPMDVATILHHVDNGDYITSAAFLQDINLIVSNAKAYNGEDYNGARIVSRACELRDAVHGMLSQMDPALVAYCEKIASQGGPVQLSDELGDSTFPATPVVLLGQSTRMSARLRHVQPEVNMNQSYEVLKRTKKIAEVHAEDKSQEDSVPPKSSQEHQANDTNSERLENVSIEGDLHGTCTNNLADGNSPDDVTMLDGEFSGEVESVKQLFVKRSENYSIPQLERLYTRVMKGVFETKNKGVNGDLKSSVLKFLLNFVEDDANF
- the LOC114374629 gene encoding ATPase family AAA domain-containing protein At1g05910-like isoform X1, giving the protein MYPKQSGQDGPDSRQVRSSDRIKTRPNVYGRPYLYYNQNHRHTRKSKIKTRTAASQIAKMLRPGNRKSKDSNTNSGSANLRRSTRKRRLNVNLEDFTDSSGAQDEDLMRPPTYSSLRNRMKNSVRRDGLMSNKRKRAAETKQTPRREGLRPRRSKGAAIERLILESDDEQDLSEEKVDEDETENGNDADDGQNEIEGDAEEEDEDEDEGDEDGDDEEGEEEQDGRRRYDLRNRSDVRRFSMEEGKARPRSPRRVLHQGMGTKVNRDVRKGGSRVHKRHRLARPEDSDDSLLVDELDQGQAIPWGRGGNRSGPPWLFGGLEMHGTTAFGLNLAASGWGHQGDAVATLTSGIQTAGPSSKGGADIQPLQVDESVSFDDIGGLSEYIDALKEMVFFPLLYPDFFASYHITPPRGVLLCGPPGTGKTLIARALACAASKAGQKVSFYMRKGADVLSKWVGEAERQLKLLFEEAQRNQPSIIFFDEIDGLAPVRSSKQEQIHNSIVSTLLALMDGLDSRGQVVLIGATNRIDAIDGALRRPGRFDREFNFPLPGCEARGEILDIHTRKWKHPPPNELKKELAASCVGYCGADLKALCTEAAIRAFRQKYPQVYTSDDKFVIDVDSVKVEKTHFIEAMSTITPAAHRGAIVYSRPLSLVVQPCLQRHLEKAMCSISDIFPPASITSELTKLSMLSYGSAIPLVYRPRLLLCGGEGTGLDHLGPAVLHELEKFPVHSLGLPSLLSDPSAKTPEEALVHIFGESRRTTPSILYLPQFDVWWETAHEQLRAVLLTLLEELPSDLPILLLGTSSVALSEVEEVPTSIFPHRSVYEVNMPCAKDRTLFFNVLIEAAMSILLEGINKKSQDTGCLPELPKAPKLASGPKVSELKAKVEAEQHALRRLRMCLRDVCNRILYDKRFNAFHYPVTDEDAPNYRSIIQNPMDVATILHHVDNGDYITSAAFLQDINLIVSNAKAYNGEDYNGARIVSRACELRDAVHGMLSQMDPALVAYCEKIASQGGPVQLSDELGDSTFPATPVVLLGQSTRMSARLRHVQPEVNMNQSYEVLKRTKKIAEVHAAEDKSQEDSVPPKSSQEHQANDTNSERLENVSIEGDLHGTCTNNLADGNSPDDVTMLDGEFSGEVESVKQLFVKRSENYSIPQLERLYTRVMKGVFETKNKGVNGDLKSSVLKFLLNFVEDDANF